A genome region from Paralichthys olivaceus isolate ysfri-2021 chromosome 6, ASM2471397v2, whole genome shotgun sequence includes the following:
- the sars1 gene encoding serine--tRNA ligase, cytoplasmic, producing the protein MVLDLDLFRTDKGGDPEAVREIQRKRFKDVTLVDKLVAVDSEWRKCRFTADNLNKAKNLCSKSIGEKMKKKEPVGEDEAVPEEAQNLESLTAETLSALTVTQIKKVRLLVDEAMEKTDSERIRLEGERFDYQREIGNVLHPSVPISNDEDEDNRVERTWGDCTVQKKYSHVDLVVMIDGFEGERGAVVAGSRGYFLKGPLVFLEQALINYALRILYSKNYTMLYTPFFMRKEVMQEVAQLSQFDDELYKVIGKGSEKSDDNSIDEKYLIATSEQPIAAFLRDEWLKPEDLPIRYAGFSTCFRQEVGSHGRDTRGIFRVHQFEKIEQFVYASPHDGKSWEMFDEMIGTAEEFYQTLGIPYRIVNIVSGALNHAASKKLDLEAWFPGSGAYRELVSCSNCTDYQARRLRIRYGQTKKMMDKADFVHMLNATMCATTRVMCAILENYQTDEGIIIPEKLRDFMPPGLTEIIKFVKPAPIDQEMAKKAKKQQEGGGGKKKKQGGGDRNLPNAMESMSVNDS; encoded by the exons ATGGTGCTCGACTTGGACCTGTTCCGGACAGACAAAGGGGGAGACCCTGAAGCCGTCCGAGAGATTCAGAGGAAGCGGTTCAAAGATGTCACACTCGTGGATAAACTGGTGGCTGTAGACTCAGAGTGGAGGAAAT GTCGCTTCACTGCAGACAACCTCAACAAGGCGAAGAACCTCTGCAGCAAGAGCATTGGGGAGAAAATGAAG AAGAAGGAGCCAGTCGGGGAGGATGAGGCTGTACCTGAAGAAGCACAGAACCTCGAGTCCCTAACAGCTGAAACACTATCG GCCCTGACAGTAACCCAGATCAAAAAGGTGCGTTTGTTGGTGGACGAGGCGATGGAGAAAACTGACAGTGAGAGGATAAGGCTGGAGGGGGAGCGCTTTGACTACCAGAGGGAGATCGGCAATGTTTTGCACCCATCTGTGCCCATCAGCAATGACGAG GATGAAGACAACAGGGTAGAGCGCACCTGGGGCGACTGCACTGTCCAGAAGAAGTACTCCCATGTTGACCTGGTGGTCATGATCGATGGTTTTGAGGGTGAGAGGGGAGCTGTTGTGGCTGGGAGCAGAGGATACTTTCTGAAG GGCCCTCTGGTGTTCCTGGAGCAGGCTCTAATTAACTACGCCTTAAGGATCCTGTACAGCAAGAATTATACCATGCTCTACACACCCTTCTTCATGAGGAAAGAGGTCATGCAGGAAGTCGCCCAGCTCAGCCAGTTTGACGATGAGCTTTACAAG GTCATCGGTAAAGGCAGTGAGAAGTCAGACGACAACTCCATAGATGAGAAGTACCTCATTGCCACCTCTGAGCAGCCCATCGCAGCCTTCCTGAGGGACGAGTGGCTCAAACCCGAGGACCTGCCCATCCGCTACGCCGGCTTCTCCACCTGCTTCAGACAGGAAGTGGGCTCCCATGGCCGAGACACCCGCGGGATCTTCAGGGTGCACCAGTTTGAAAAG ATTGAGCAGTTTGTGTATGCCTCCCCACATGATGGCAAATCATGGGAGATGTTTGATGAGATGATAGGGACGGCAGAGGAGTTCTACCAGACGCTAGGAATTCCTTATCGCATTGTTAACATTGTCTCCG GTGCCCTGAATCATGCAGCAAGTAAGAAGCTGGATCTGGAGGCCTGGTTCCCTGGCTCAGGCGCTTACAGAGAGCTGGTCTCCTGCTCAAACTGCACTGACTACCAGGCCAGGCGCCTCCGCATCCGCTATGGACAGACCAAGAAGATGATGGACAAG GCGGACTTTGTGCACATGTTGAATGCCACCATGTGCGCCACCACTCGAGTGATGTGTGCCATCCTGGAGAATTACCAAACCGATGAAGGCATCATCATTCCAGAGAAGCTCAGGGACTTCATGCCTCCAG GTTTGACAGAGATCATCAAGTTTGTCAAGCCTGCTCCTATTGATCAGGAGATGGctaaaaaagcaaagaaacagcaggaaggaggaggaggcaagaagaagaagcagggcGGAGGAGACCGGAACCTGCCTAACGCCATGGAGAGCATGTCCGTCAATGACTCATAG
- the LOC109630897 gene encoding PTB domain-containing engulfment adapter protein 1-like translates to MSDTSEDDNEISFRVKFLGRVEVVRPDGLHILEDAAQSLQTPDEYSSEKSTKKSKVHLFLSRSDIDILENKTKFLLYPCPLSTVSFCALLPSSPKVFGFVARHPAADMYHCYLFQSKKFAHVLVSLIGDAFRASKKESVRGGRDLIVEALRHKNNMLQRENSELKRRLAGQNDF, encoded by the exons ATGAGTGACACTTCAGAGGACGACAATGAGATCTCCTTTCGGGTGAAG TTTCTTGGGCGGGTTGAGGTGGTTCGCCCTGATGGACTACACATCCTGGAGGACGCAGCTCAGAGCCTCCAG ACGCCTGATGAATACTCCTCAGAAAAGTCAACCAAGAAGAGTAAAGTCCACCTCTTCCTGTCCAGAAGTGATATAGACATATTGGAAAACAAAACCAAG TTCCTGTTGTACCCGTGCCCTCTCTCCACCGTTTCCTTCTGTGCCCTCCTGCCATCCTCACCCAAAGTCTTCGGCTTTGTGGCCAGACACCCTGCAGCCGACATGTACCACTGTTATCTGTTCCAGAGCAAGAAGTTT GCTCATGTGCTAGTCTCATTGATTGGAGATGCGTTCCGAGCATCTAAGAAGGAGAGCGTCAGGGGAGGACGGGACCTGATAGTGGAGGCGCTCAGACATAAG AATAacatgctgcagagagagaactctgagctgaagaggaggcTCGCAGGACAAAATGACTTCTGA
- the LOC109630964 gene encoding interleukin-17 receptor D produces the protein MWRSALLLQLVLGLPLWAQDNVTATTFTPQNCTLDCIRQGTPGCEYCRITRGNIKEALGFNSIQEFGSCIPWPCFELLGEEDPKICQHYVQAPNDVTVESVFEPNPTSETVLVSWKPSYYGIAFLRGFQVSLQVLGGSTVACQLFLFHRNVSLPASHAQRVYKSDPFPGLSLGSQYAVTVMALPVPEEWERFYHSKIFSTRSCEEKNGLEQCKKDWYPKYVEVQQEGTAITVTFNLAPQNLGITSYFSLCYANGLKTYTEIMPDSSKNKTHHSYQLNDLQEGANYTCEIAANEVDAVRKAFKVQVMQIQKEGPRTRSVSASLALILPLGLAVVAIIVVLLAALTRRRPELQMMKRDIKPDIIRQYQDSESQEEMVSLPRSRLTPPRLLICYSSFDGPAHLKAVMQLGAFIQQHMATQVCLDLWDSLSVAEEGSMAWYCRQIRESDFVLVICSRGLNQRFEPSGLEGDDEEADRGLNFGSNAFSSNAAIQLIGEEVGQAKARGQDLSKYMAAIFEYSEETDIPTELRLVSHYMLMSDLPLLFSHLHGVALHRPGGYLKINHISEEGFAKLPAGAALQLTIHEAGLAIGGKTHTSVEEGNKH, from the exons ATGTGGAGGTCAGCTCTTCTGCTCCAGCTCGTGCTTGGTCTCCCACTCTGGGCTCAAGACAATGTCACAGCTACGACTTTCACTCCTCAGAACTGCACTCTGGACTGCATCCGCCAG gGAACACCAGGATGTGAATACTGCAGAATAACAAGAGGAAACATCAAGGAGGCGCTGGGTTTCAACTCAATACAAGAATTTGGAA GTTGTATACCTTGGCCATGCTTCGAGCTGCTCGGAGAAGAAGACCCAAAGATCTGTCAACATTATGTCCAAGCACCAAACGATGTGACGGTTGAATCTGTATTTGAGCCAAACCCCACCTCTGAGACTGTTCTTGTTTCCTGGAAGCCCAGTTATTATG GGATCGCCTTCCTGCGAGGCTTTCAGGTGTCCCTCCAGGTGTTGGGAGGATCGACTGTTGCCTGTCAGCTCTTTCTCTTCCACCGTAACGTCTCCCTCCCAGCTTCACATGCTCAAAGG GTGTACAAGTCGGACCCTTTCCCCGGACTCTCCCTTGGGTCCCAATATGCTGTTACCGTCATGGCTCTGCCGGTGCCTGAGGAGTGGGAGAGGTTCTACCACAGCAAGATCTTCTCCACACGCT CTTGTGAAGAGAAGAACGGTCTTGAGCAGTGCAAAAAGG ACTGGTATCCCAAATATGTCGAGGTGCAGCAGGAAGGGACGGCCATCACCGTGACGTTTAACCTGGCTCCCCAAAACCTGGGCATCACAAGCTACTTCTCCCTTTGTTATGCAAATGGTTTGAAGACATACACAGAAATAATGCCT GATTcatctaaaaacaaaactcaccacAGCTATCAGCTGAATGACCTCCAAGAAGGAGCTAATTACACTTGTGAg ATTGCTGCTAACGAAGTGGATGCAGTGAGAAAAGCGTTCAAAGTTCAGGTGATGCAAATTCAGAAAG AAGGTCCCAGGACACGTTCTGTCAGTGCCTCCTTGGCTCTGATACTTCCACTGGGCCTGGCTGTGGTAGCCATTATTGTAGTCTTACTGGCTGCTCTCACCAGGAGAAGGCCTGAGCTGCAGATGATGAAACGTGACATAAAACCAG ATATCATCAGGCAATACCAAGACAGCGAGAGTCAGGAAGAAATGGTATCATTACCCAGAAGTAGGCTGACCCCTCCTCGTCTTCTGATTTGCTACAGCAGCTTTGATGGTCCTGCACATCTCAAAGCTGTCATGCAATTGGGGGCCTTCATACAGCAGCACATGGCCACTCAG GTGTGCCTGGACCTGTGGGACTCTCTGAGCGTGGCTGAGGAGGGCAGTATGGCCTGGTACTGCCGGCAGATCCGGGAAAGTGACTTTGTTTTGGTGATCTGCTCTCGAGGCCTTAACCAAAGATTTGAGCCTTCAGGGCTAGagggtgatgatgaagaggcaGACAGGGGGCTGAACTTTGGGTCCAACGCCTTCAGCTCTAATGCAGCCATCCAACTTATTGGAGAGGAGGTCGGCCAAGCCAAAGCCAGAGGCCAGGACCTGTCCAAGTACATGGCAGCCATTTTTGAGTACTCTGAGGAAACAGACATCCCCACTGAGCTGAGGCTGGTATCTCACTACATGCTGATGAGTGACTTGCCGCTGCTCTTCTCCCACCTTCATGGAGTGGCTCTCCACAGACCTGGGGGTTACCTGAAGATAAACCACATCTCAGAGGAAGGTTTTGCCAAGTTGCCTGCTGGAGCAGCTCTGCAGTTGACTATCCATGAGGCAGGACTGGCAATAGGAGGCAAAACACATACATCTGTCGAAGAGGGTAATAAACACTAA